A section of the Syntrophus gentianae genome encodes:
- a CDS encoding tyrosine-type recombinase/integrase produces the protein MPKRITPLSEITLRTAKPKEKEYKLFDGGGLFLLVTPSGGKLWHFKYRFDSKERKLTFGPYPEISLSEARQRREEARQQIVHGIDPGAVKKAQKQANTEEKETFEIIAREWHTKFSHTWTPGHSTKILNAITRDLFPWIGTRPIKELKAPELLTTLRRIESRGTLETAHRVRGLMGQIFRYAVATGRAERDPAADLRGALPQPNEKHHAAIIDPKEVTSLLRAIDGYTGHFVVKCALRIAPLVFVRPGELRHAEWAEINLDAATWNIPGHKMKMKEPHLVPLPRQAIEILKDLHPLTGSGRYVFPSARSFARPMSENAILAALRRMGYSKDEMTGHGFRAMARTILDEVLQIRPDFIEHQLAHAVKDPNGRAYNRTAHLAERKKMMQTWADYLDGLKAGAKIIPFKKVVS, from the coding sequence ATGCCTAAGCGGATTACACCTCTATCAGAAATTACTCTTCGAACTGCCAAGCCTAAAGAAAAAGAATACAAACTTTTTGACGGAGGTGGCCTGTTTCTTCTGGTCACTCCATCAGGCGGCAAGCTATGGCACTTCAAATACCGTTTTGACAGCAAGGAACGGAAACTTACATTCGGTCCTTATCCTGAAATAAGCCTATCCGAAGCCAGACAAAGAAGAGAAGAAGCCCGCCAACAGATAGTTCACGGCATTGACCCGGGAGCCGTCAAGAAGGCACAGAAACAGGCCAATACGGAAGAAAAAGAAACCTTCGAAATCATCGCCCGCGAATGGCACACAAAATTTTCTCATACCTGGACACCCGGACATTCAACAAAAATTCTAAATGCGATAACGCGCGATTTGTTCCCATGGATCGGCACACGACCGATAAAGGAACTGAAAGCGCCGGAACTGTTAACCACATTAAGGCGAATCGAAAGCCGGGGAACGCTGGAAACAGCCCACAGGGTCAGGGGGTTAATGGGTCAAATCTTCCGGTATGCCGTCGCCACGGGTAGAGCGGAACGCGATCCGGCAGCGGATCTTCGCGGGGCCTTGCCACAGCCGAACGAAAAGCACCATGCTGCCATTATCGACCCTAAAGAGGTAACATCCTTACTGAGGGCCATAGATGGCTATACAGGGCACTTTGTTGTAAAGTGTGCCCTTCGTATCGCACCATTGGTTTTTGTTCGTCCCGGAGAGCTTCGACACGCAGAATGGGCGGAAATTAATCTTGATGCAGCAACCTGGAATATTCCAGGGCACAAGATGAAGATGAAGGAACCCCACCTAGTACCCCTTCCAAGACAGGCCATTGAAATACTCAAAGACCTTCATCCTTTGACCGGATCAGGACGTTATGTTTTCCCTTCAGCGCGATCCTTTGCAAGGCCAATGTCAGAAAATGCCATACTTGCCGCGCTTCGGCGCATGGGATATTCAAAAGACGAAATGACTGGGCACGGGTTCCGTGCCATGGCGCGAACGATCCTAGATGAAGTCTTGCAGATCAGACCGGATTTCATCGAACATCAACTTGCACATGCTGTCAAAGACCCGAACGGAAGGGCGTACAATCGAACGGCGCACCTTGCCGAACGCAAAAAGATGATGCAGACATGGGCGGATTACCTTGACGGCCTGAAGGCCGGGGCAAAGATAATTCCCTTCAAGAAAGTAGTGTCCTGA
- a CDS encoding helix-turn-helix transcriptional regulator, with amino-acid sequence MRRNPQKKQKENVPLNSLPETGLLRLPRVLMFIEVSKSTWWGMIRQGMAPKPIKLSKRCSAWRAEDIRAVIDGTFTPETQEGVKNQ; translated from the coding sequence GTGCGAAGAAATCCGCAAAAAAAACAAAAAGAAAATGTTCCTCTAAACTCCCTTCCTGAAACTGGCCTGTTACGCTTGCCGCGAGTATTGATGTTTATTGAAGTGTCAAAATCCACATGGTGGGGAATGATCCGCCAGGGAATGGCACCAAAACCAATAAAGCTTTCCAAACGCTGTTCAGCATGGCGCGCTGAAGACATAAGAGCCGTCATTGATGGAACTTTTACACCTGAAACTCAAGAGGGGGTGAAGAATCAATGA